In Psychrobacter sp. P11G3, a single genomic region encodes these proteins:
- the ychF gene encoding redox-regulated ATPase YchF translates to MGFNCGIVGLPNVGKSTLFNALTKAGIAAENFPFCTKDPNTGIVPVPDPRLKKLADIVNPERVLPTTMEFVDIAGLVAGASKGEGMGNQFLANIRETDAIAHVVRCFDDDNVVHVDGRVSPIDDIETINTELALADLEAVERAILNLTKKAKGGDKDASAMLDVFKKIEPLLAEGKAARAANLDADEKKLIRSYGLITLKPTMYIANVAEDGFENNPYLDAVRDYATGEESIVIALCNQIEAEIAQLDEEDKKDFLAEMDMEEAGLDQVIRGGYDLLDMQTYFTAGVKEVRAWTVAIGATAPQAAGVIHTDFERGFIRAEVIAYDDFIEYNGEKGAAAAGKSRLEGKTYIVQDGDVMHFRFNV, encoded by the coding sequence ATGGGTTTTAATTGCGGCATCGTCGGCCTACCAAACGTGGGTAAATCCACCTTGTTTAATGCGTTGACCAAAGCGGGTATCGCCGCTGAAAACTTTCCGTTTTGTACCAAAGATCCCAACACCGGTATCGTACCAGTACCTGATCCACGCCTAAAGAAACTGGCTGATATCGTTAATCCTGAACGCGTATTACCAACGACGATGGAGTTTGTAGACATCGCAGGTTTGGTGGCAGGCGCGTCAAAAGGCGAAGGCATGGGCAACCAGTTCCTAGCCAATATTCGTGAGACCGATGCGATTGCTCACGTCGTTCGCTGTTTTGATGATGACAACGTGGTACACGTTGATGGCCGCGTTAGCCCGATTGATGATATTGAAACCATCAATACTGAACTGGCATTGGCAGATTTGGAAGCGGTTGAGCGCGCCATTCTTAACTTGACCAAAAAAGCCAAAGGCGGTGACAAAGACGCGAGCGCCATGCTGGATGTGTTCAAAAAGATTGAGCCATTATTAGCAGAAGGCAAAGCGGCGCGCGCGGCCAACCTAGACGCTGATGAGAAAAAACTCATCCGCAGCTACGGCCTCATCACTCTAAAGCCAACCATGTATATTGCTAACGTTGCTGAAGATGGTTTTGAAAACAATCCATATCTCGACGCTGTTCGTGATTACGCGACTGGCGAAGAATCTATCGTTATTGCCCTATGCAACCAAATCGAAGCTGAAATTGCCCAGCTTGATGAAGAAGACAAAAAAGACTTTTTGGCTGAAATGGACATGGAAGAGGCCGGGCTTGATCAAGTAATCCGCGGTGGTTATGACTTACTTGATATGCAGACTTACTTCACCGCTGGTGTTAAAGAAGTACGTGCATGGACCGTCGCTATTGGCGCTACTGCCCCGCAAGCCGCTGGCGTGATTCACACGGACTTTGAGCGCGGCTTTATTCGTGCCGAAGTCATCGCTTATGATGATTTTATCGAATACAACGGTGAAAAAGGCGCTGCCGCCGCTGGTAAGTCACGCCTAGAAGGCAAAACTTATATCGTTCAAGATGGCGATGTCATGCACTTTAGATTTAACGTGTAG